One window of the Candidatus Jettenia sp. genome contains the following:
- a CDS encoding beta-ketoacyl-[acyl-carrier-protein] synthase family protein yields the protein MKRRVVVTGIGIITAHGVGKEINWAKIKSGVSGIKTITSFDSSKYPGKCGGEAREFSATSIKNVKRTRLDRASHLLIHAVREALSETENDYPAYKDTEVLLSVGTTLGGMLSGEMYHREVIQKGLERARLSLVTDYLAHYQAINVLKEFELAGDFTVFSNACASGTNAIGHAFNSIRYGEYDVAVCGGYDTMSEFTFAGFNSLMAVTPTLCRPFDKNRDGLVLGEGAGILILEELEYAIRRNAQIVCEIVGYGESSDAYHMTSPDPSGRHASYAIIKALQDAGNPKIDYINAHGTGTKYNDEAESKAITMALGDSAKEIPVSSIKPMVGHILGGAGAVEAIVSIFSIIHKAMPPNINYDCPDPQCNLNIITRAVEDDVKTVLSNSFGFWGSNAAILFREYPWEG from the coding sequence TTGAAGAGAAGGGTTGTTGTAACAGGAATTGGTATTATTACTGCTCATGGTGTGGGGAAAGAGATAAACTGGGCCAAGATAAAATCCGGAGTATCTGGTATAAAAACAATTACATCATTTGATTCTTCAAAATATCCGGGAAAGTGTGGTGGAGAGGCACGGGAATTTAGCGCCACGAGTATTAAAAACGTAAAGAGAACAAGACTTGACAGGGCATCTCATCTTTTGATTCATGCGGTTCGTGAGGCACTTTCAGAAACAGAAAACGATTATCCTGCTTATAAAGATACGGAAGTACTTTTATCTGTAGGAACAACCCTGGGAGGGATGCTCTCCGGTGAGATGTATCATAGAGAGGTTATACAAAAAGGACTTGAAAGGGCGAGGCTTTCTCTGGTAACTGATTATCTTGCTCATTATCAGGCAATCAATGTGTTAAAAGAATTTGAGCTTGCAGGCGATTTTACCGTTTTTTCTAATGCCTGCGCTTCGGGTACCAATGCTATCGGCCATGCATTCAATTCTATTCGTTATGGTGAGTATGATGTAGCTGTTTGTGGCGGATATGACACCATGAGTGAGTTTACCTTTGCCGGCTTTAACTCTCTTATGGCAGTAACGCCAACACTCTGCCGGCCTTTTGATAAAAATAGGGATGGACTGGTACTTGGAGAAGGGGCAGGGATTTTAATCCTGGAAGAATTAGAATATGCCATAAGACGTAATGCACAGATAGTATGTGAGATAGTTGGCTATGGTGAGTCATCTGATGCTTATCACATGACAAGTCCCGACCCGTCGGGGAGACATGCGTCTTACGCTATTATTAAGGCGTTACAAGATGCAGGGAATCCGAAGATCGATTATATTAATGCTCACGGAACAGGTACGAAGTACAATGACGAGGCAGAATCAAAAGCAATAACGATGGCATTAGGAGATAGCGCAAAAGAGATACCCGTCAGTTCAATAAAGCCAATGGTTGGCCATATTCTTGGAGGTGCCGGCGCAGTAGAGGCAATTGTTTCAATATTTTCAATAATCCATAAGGCCATGCCACCAAATATCAATTATGATTGTCCTGATCCTCAATGTAATTTGAATATCATTACGAGAGCTGTTGAGGACGATGTTAAAACCGTTCTTTCCAACTCTTTTGGGTTTTGGGGGTCAAATGCTGCCATACTATTTCGGGAATATCCGTGGGAAGGTTAG
- a CDS encoding polysaccharide deacetylase family protein: MINGLTVDLEDWYHICGVEDYSDPLQWGSYENRIIKNTDKILDLFRSYNIKATFFVLGYIALKEPDLIKTIKDEGHEIATHGFYHRRVFEMTEREFEEDVGKSISTISSIIRSRVFGFRAPEWSIRKETPWALKILRKLGILYDSSMVPLTRMGSRDFPRYPCKFDTDYGEIWEFPLTTVRLFWERLPFTGGLPLRMFPYFYILSKIQRINWEGYPAIVYIHPWEFDMEQPHIDLPFSRKFMHYFNIKATPKKVEGLLRHLKFAPVSEVIRLHA, from the coding sequence GTGATAAACGGTTTGACAGTTGACCTTGAAGATTGGTACCACATCTGTGGGGTTGAAGATTACTCTGATCCGCTTCAGTGGGGTAGCTACGAAAATCGTATTATAAAAAACACAGATAAGATATTGGATCTTTTTAGATCATATAATATAAAGGCTACCTTTTTTGTCCTCGGATACATTGCCTTAAAAGAGCCTGATCTTATCAAGACAATTAAGGATGAGGGGCATGAAATAGCAACCCACGGTTTTTATCACAGAAGGGTTTTTGAGATGACGGAAAGAGAATTTGAGGAAGATGTTGGTAAGTCCATCTCTACCATATCATCAATTATAAGGAGCAGGGTTTTTGGGTTCAGGGCGCCTGAGTGGTCAATAAGGAAAGAGACACCATGGGCATTGAAGATACTCAGGAAATTAGGCATTCTTTATGATTCGAGCATGGTTCCCCTTACCAGAATGGGAAGCAGAGATTTTCCACGCTATCCGTGTAAATTCGATACAGACTATGGGGAAATATGGGAATTTCCCCTTACTACAGTCAGATTGTTTTGGGAGAGGTTGCCCTTTACCGGTGGATTGCCCTTGAGGATGTTTCCTTACTTTTATATTCTTTCAAAGATACAGAGGATCAATTGGGAAGGGTATCCTGCTATTGTTTACATACATCCGTGGGAATTCGATATGGAACAACCTCATATTGACCTTCCGTTCAGCAGGAAGTTTATGCATTATTTTAACATAAAAGCGACACCGAAAAAGGTTGAGGGCTTGCTTCGGCATCTTAAATTTGCGCCTGTTTCAGAAGTGATCAGATTACATGCATGA
- a CDS encoding beta-ketoacyl synthase chain length factor: MGRLVLTGIGPLTPIGMGKKQFWDAILNGFSGIRKITKLPAFSECYGGEIGDINFDEYIPDKRFRRTADISRYTMLAVKLAIDDAIPDSSSLENLGIIVSLTHGALNYTQSYHRLLITEGVESVSPIFFCDSILNASAGNASICFGVHGPVHTLIGGKTIATKAILRAAQMIRAGAIDKSIIVSADELNELSFSCYSRLGLSPLSEGAGALFLEDEHTMKGVFPYCYLSGIASRSNPSDLPSAFYKTMEKSLEMANLKTSDVDLVMAEPSLSDMIERCLNTGNIPVGSITPLTGSAFSVTTMWDIIVSALIIKYGIAPSSIISKRERIPDEIRNIMICVTEREGVASTVILSKYP, translated from the coding sequence GTGGGAAGGTTAGTTTTAACAGGTATAGGTCCATTAACACCCATTGGCATGGGAAAGAAACAATTCTGGGATGCCATACTCAATGGTTTTTCCGGTATCAGAAAAATAACGAAACTACCTGCTTTTTCTGAATGTTATGGTGGAGAGATTGGCGATATTAATTTTGATGAATATATCCCCGATAAGAGATTTCGGCGTACTGCGGATATATCGAGATATACTATGCTGGCGGTAAAACTCGCCATAGACGATGCAATTCCTGACTCATCAAGTTTAGAAAATCTCGGAATAATTGTTAGCCTGACACATGGAGCGCTCAACTATACACAATCATACCACAGGTTGCTGATAACTGAGGGCGTTGAGTCTGTAAGCCCTATATTCTTTTGTGATTCGATATTGAATGCTTCCGCAGGAAATGCATCCATATGTTTTGGAGTCCACGGTCCTGTTCATACCCTTATTGGTGGTAAAACAATTGCAACAAAGGCAATACTACGTGCCGCCCAAATGATACGTGCCGGAGCAATTGATAAATCAATCATTGTTTCGGCAGATGAATTGAATGAACTATCATTTTCCTGCTATTCGAGATTAGGGTTATCCCCATTGTCAGAAGGTGCAGGGGCTCTGTTTCTGGAAGACGAACATACGATGAAAGGTGTATTTCCTTACTGTTATTTATCAGGAATCGCTTCACGGAGTAACCCTTCAGATCTTCCATCGGCATTCTATAAGACAATGGAAAAATCTTTAGAAATGGCTAATCTAAAGACCAGTGATGTTGATCTTGTTATGGCAGAGCCATCTCTTTCTGATATGATAGAGCGGTGTTTAAATACTGGAAATATACCGGTAGGGTCTATAACTCCTCTTACAGGGAGTGCATTTTCTGTTACTACTATGTGGGATATCATCGTATCTGCTTTGATAATAAAGTATGGCATAGCGCCATCATCCATTATCAGCAAGAGGGAAAGAATTCCTGACGAAATCAGGAATATCATGATATGCGTTACAGAGAGAGAGGGTGTTGCATCTACGGTAATTTTATCGAAATATCCATGA
- a CDS encoding ATP-grasp domain-containing protein, translating to MGKVLILDGMWNKSLAAVRSFGKKGFDVTTGEKTLLATAMFSRYCNKRFVYPSPALFPVDFLKDLEEELKRDSYDVVFPMEFSTQVLLTDPVNRQKLEQYTRIPFASADLAKKCNDKAFIMRHAMKRGIDIPVTYFVNDTNHIVEIAQKLEYPSLIKPRVSSGSRGIVYVKNKDELTPLYGQVHKQYPFPIIQEYVPGDEVYGVGLLLNFKSEVRASFVYKRLRSYPVKGGPSTLRESVQRDDIGEIAMSLMKSLGWTGIAHAEFKIDPRDGKPKLLEVNPRFWGSLQLAIESGIDFPLLLFKMAMDGDIESVVNYAVGVKCRWLIPGDLLHFIKNPGRLRLKPNFFDFTIKDDIISLKDPLPILGRISSVLTFFYDKEMKDLLNR from the coding sequence ATGGGCAAGGTTCTCATTCTTGACGGGATGTGGAATAAATCACTTGCGGCTGTAAGGTCTTTTGGAAAGAAAGGATTTGATGTTACTACAGGAGAGAAGACGCTGCTTGCGACGGCAATGTTCTCAAGATACTGCAACAAGAGATTTGTCTACCCATCTCCCGCTCTATTTCCCGTTGACTTCCTTAAAGACCTTGAGGAAGAACTCAAAAGGGATAGCTACGATGTTGTCTTTCCTATGGAGTTCTCTACACAGGTTCTTTTAACTGATCCGGTAAATAGGCAAAAGCTTGAACAGTACACGAGAATACCTTTTGCCAGCGCCGATCTTGCAAAGAAGTGTAACGATAAAGCGTTTATTATGCGCCATGCGATGAAAAGAGGAATTGATATTCCAGTAACGTATTTTGTAAATGATACAAACCATATTGTAGAAATTGCGCAGAAACTTGAGTATCCGTCTCTTATAAAACCACGGGTTAGTTCAGGTTCAAGGGGTATTGTCTATGTAAAAAATAAAGATGAATTAACTCCCTTATACGGGCAAGTACATAAACAGTATCCATTTCCGATTATTCAGGAGTACGTGCCTGGTGATGAAGTATATGGGGTTGGATTGCTTTTAAATTTCAAGTCTGAAGTAAGAGCGTCGTTTGTCTATAAACGTTTGCGCTCATATCCTGTAAAAGGGGGACCAAGCACACTCAGGGAAAGTGTTCAAAGGGATGATATCGGAGAAATTGCAATGTCACTCATGAAATCATTGGGATGGACTGGGATTGCCCATGCAGAATTTAAGATCGACCCAAGGGACGGAAAACCAAAACTGCTTGAGGTGAATCCGAGATTCTGGGGATCTTTACAGCTTGCAATTGAATCAGGTATTGATTTCCCTTTGCTCTTATTCAAAATGGCAATGGATGGTGATATTGAGTCTGTAGTAAATTATGCTGTTGGGGTTAAATGCAGATGGCTTATTCCCGGAGATTTATTACATTTTATCAAAAATCCGGGGAGATTGAGGTTGAAACCAAATTTCTTTGATTTTACCATAAAAGATGATATTATTTCTCTGAAAGATCCCTTGCCGATACTCGGAAGGATATCGTCTGTATTGACTTTTTTCTATGATAAAGAGATGAAAGACCTTTTAAACAGATAA
- a CDS encoding class I SAM-dependent methyltransferase, giving the protein MNQNSPDIKSLLNQFSLQKFLTKRLLRFIHDEGILQLLASMQRFVIDEVIETLQLKLGYKLQDETRIRMVKVLIDLLYECEYLVYKNNAYQWNRGRNLKICLENEEYKVVETSLRGMVDFFEECIGYAGDFFRGATPRFRFDNESTSTWEKFLGNAEFSFIRSVLLKLLMFEKRDTGNILDLCYGPGFGLVQIQERLPEVRLMALDFTDNFYRQAAGRLPNAHAVKWIKSELWNGFGTPLPFDDNTVDSVLFTCADPYIPSEWREYVYRDLFRILKQGGTLGIMTHSYPDREKKYVKDTWIRAGILCHDFSESVCEGWQGFYNAEDSLNLFKEIGYHIYAVMLNASVWRLDKP; this is encoded by the coding sequence ATGAACCAAAATTCACCAGATATAAAATCGTTATTAAACCAATTCTCTTTACAAAAGTTTCTTACAAAACGACTTTTAAGATTTATTCATGACGAGGGCATATTACAGCTTCTCGCATCTATGCAAAGATTTGTTATCGATGAAGTTATTGAGACACTTCAGCTCAAATTAGGATACAAGCTTCAGGATGAAACGAGAATTCGGATGGTAAAAGTGCTTATCGATCTGCTGTATGAATGTGAATATCTGGTTTATAAAAATAATGCGTATCAATGGAATCGTGGCAGAAATTTAAAGATATGTTTGGAAAATGAAGAATATAAAGTTGTAGAAACCTCATTGAGAGGAATGGTTGATTTTTTTGAAGAATGTATAGGTTATGCCGGTGATTTTTTCAGAGGTGCTACGCCGCGTTTTCGTTTTGATAATGAATCAACATCTACATGGGAAAAGTTTCTGGGGAATGCAGAATTCAGTTTTATTCGTTCTGTCCTCTTAAAATTATTGATGTTTGAGAAAAGAGACACAGGTAATATCCTCGATCTTTGTTACGGACCAGGCTTTGGTCTTGTCCAGATACAGGAACGATTACCTGAAGTAAGATTAATGGCATTAGATTTTACCGATAATTTCTACCGACAGGCAGCAGGCAGATTACCGAATGCTCACGCTGTCAAATGGATTAAATCTGAGTTATGGAACGGTTTTGGTACGCCCTTGCCTTTTGATGATAACACCGTTGATAGTGTGCTTTTTACCTGTGCTGACCCGTATATACCTTCAGAATGGCGGGAATATGTTTACCGTGATTTATTCAGGATATTGAAACAGGGAGGAACGCTCGGAATTATGACCCATAGTTATCCTGACCGTGAGAAGAAATATGTAAAAGATACATGGATAAGAGCAGGTATTTTATGTCATGATTTTTCAGAAAGTGTTTGTGAAGGATGGCAGGGATTTTATAATGCGGAAGATTCTCTGAACCTTTTTAAAGAAATTGGTTACCATATTTACGCTGTTATGCTGAACGCATCCGTATGGAGACTTGATAAGCCATGA